A single region of the Nocardioides aurantiacus genome encodes:
- a CDS encoding electron transfer flavoprotein subunit beta/FixA family protein, whose translation MADVLVCVKRVPDFSGEVLLSDDAQSADARYVGHTLSNHDLCAVETAVQLAAATGGSATVLTVGSADAVEQLRTALGVGCTAAVLVEADPVTLGPADVAREVAAVVADHEASRGAAYDLVLLGNDAADSGDFQVGIRLARLLDRPVVTGVQTVTLDGDRVTLVSDVAEGRETYRLPTPAVVTVLEGGVEPRYPTITGRMKAKKIPVEERALSAEPVGSGRVRLRVPAPQSSTSTLLGEGPEAAPAVVDLLQQLGVAR comes from the coding sequence ATGGCCGACGTGCTGGTCTGCGTCAAGCGCGTCCCGGACTTCTCCGGCGAGGTGCTGCTCAGCGACGACGCACAGTCCGCCGACGCCCGCTACGTCGGCCACACCCTGTCCAACCACGACCTGTGCGCCGTCGAGACGGCCGTGCAGCTCGCGGCGGCGACCGGCGGGTCGGCGACGGTGCTGACCGTCGGCTCGGCCGACGCGGTCGAGCAGCTGCGCACGGCGCTCGGCGTCGGGTGCACGGCGGCGGTGCTCGTCGAGGCCGACCCGGTCACGCTCGGCCCGGCCGACGTCGCTCGGGAGGTCGCCGCGGTGGTGGCCGACCACGAGGCGTCGCGCGGGGCGGCGTACGACCTGGTGCTGCTGGGCAACGACGCCGCCGACTCCGGCGACTTCCAGGTCGGCATCCGGCTGGCCAGGCTGCTCGACCGGCCGGTCGTGACGGGGGTGCAGACGGTCACGCTCGACGGCGACCGGGTGACGCTGGTCAGCGACGTGGCCGAGGGACGCGAGACCTACCGCCTCCCCACGCCCGCGGTGGTGACGGTCCTGGAGGGCGGCGTCGAGCCGCGCTACCCCACCATCACCGGCCGCATGAAGGCCAAGAAGATCCCCGTCGAGGAGCGCGCGCTCAGCGCCGAGCCGGTGGGGAGCGGCCGGGTGCGGCTGCGCGTGCCCGCCCCGCAGTCGTCGACCTCGACGCTGCTCGGCGAGGGACCCGAGGCGGCGCCCGCCGTCGTCGACCTGCTGCAGCAGCTGGGGGTGGCCCGATGA
- a CDS encoding electron transfer flavoprotein subunit alpha/FixB family protein — protein sequence MIVVYVETVGGVVAEVSLEAVAFARTLAAAGGGIPVDAVVCGPLGDAGPKELAEAGVRTVLHADAGEFDVFSGAAHARAVLAAREQTRAVVLMGGGTNRGNDVMARVATELDVAMAANVVAFEGLSPFTVTRQVVGGAALEEVRLGSRPAVFSVAGHAVEATPAETAGPATLTPLAVTLEPGDLTVRAVSVEAVDTEAAGNLKSARVVVGAGRGAGGPEGFGDALELAELLGGQLGVSRVVTSLGWRPHHEQVGQTGSRISPEVYIPCGISGAIQHWAGCASSKVILAVNTDADAPMMTKATYAVVGDMHEVVPAVNEEIRRRRG from the coding sequence ATGATCGTGGTGTACGTCGAGACGGTGGGTGGCGTCGTCGCCGAGGTGTCCCTGGAGGCGGTCGCCTTCGCCCGCACCCTGGCCGCCGCCGGAGGCGGCATCCCCGTCGACGCCGTGGTCTGCGGACCGCTGGGCGACGCCGGGCCCAAGGAGCTCGCCGAGGCCGGCGTGCGCACCGTGCTGCACGCCGACGCGGGCGAGTTCGACGTCTTCTCCGGCGCCGCCCACGCCCGCGCCGTGCTCGCGGCGCGCGAGCAGACCCGGGCGGTGGTGCTGATGGGCGGCGGCACCAACCGCGGCAACGACGTGATGGCGCGGGTCGCCACCGAGCTCGACGTCGCGATGGCCGCCAACGTCGTCGCCTTCGAGGGCCTCTCCCCCTTCACCGTCACCCGCCAGGTCGTCGGCGGCGCGGCGCTGGAGGAGGTGCGGCTCGGCTCGCGGCCGGCCGTGTTCAGCGTCGCCGGCCACGCCGTCGAGGCCACGCCCGCCGAGACCGCCGGTCCGGCCACGCTCACCCCGCTCGCCGTCACCCTCGAGCCCGGCGACCTCACGGTCCGGGCCGTCTCGGTCGAGGCCGTCGACACCGAGGCGGCCGGCAACCTGAAGTCGGCCCGCGTCGTCGTCGGCGCCGGTCGCGGCGCCGGCGGACCCGAGGGGTTCGGCGACGCGCTCGAGCTCGCGGAGCTGCTCGGCGGCCAGCTCGGGGTCTCCCGCGTGGTGACCTCGCTCGGCTGGCGGCCGCACCACGAGCAGGTGGGCCAGACCGGCAGCCGGATCTCGCCCGAGGTCTACATCCCCTGCGGCATCTCCGGCGCGATCCAGCACTGGGCCGGCTGCGCCAGCTCCAAGGTGATCCTCGCGGTCAACACCGACGCCGACGCGCCGATGATGACCAAGGCGACGTACGCCGTGGTGGGCGACATGCACGAGGTCGTCCCCGCCGTCAACGAGGAGATCCGGCGGCGCCGGGGGTGA
- the betA gene encoding choline dehydrogenase: MSRRDRYDFVIVGGGSAGCALANRLSADPATTVLVLEAGRTDRWDPLVHAPAALPFPIGNPLYDWRYESEPEPGMGGRRVYHARGKVLGGSSSINGMIFQRGNPMDYERWAADPGLERWDYRHCLPYFRRMESLVLPDGQVGADAWRGGSGPLVLERSPATNPLFSAFFEAAEQAGYPRSDDVNGYRQEGFGRFDRNIVKGVRMSAARAYLHPVMHRPNLTVETFAQATRVRFEGTRAVGVDYLRGGRVRRHAAAGEVLLCGGAIGTPQLLQLSGVGDPDHLRPLGVEVVHDLPGVGENLQDHLEVYIQHSSLQPVSIVEGLKWRNRPLVGLEWLLKRTGTAASNHFEGGGFARSNDDVDWPNLMFHFLPIAIRYDGSPPAGQDRYAHGYQVHVGPMYADTRGWVRIDSTDPRRKPKLLFNYLTTPNDRREWVEAVRVAREILGQPAFAPFSGGELSPGADVETDEEILDWVRRDAETALHPSCTAKMGLDAASVTHPDSLRVHGVDGLRVVDASVFPYVTNGNIYAPVMMVAEKAADLVLGNTPLAPAQTPYYRHRGGSPLYPPGDPRNSDPVPPRVAAAYGPSIHPHHHPGAARQDDLAPIPATGEDTP; encoded by the coding sequence GTGAGCCGCCGCGACCGCTACGACTTCGTCATCGTCGGCGGCGGGTCGGCCGGGTGCGCCCTGGCCAACCGCCTCAGCGCCGACCCCGCGACCACCGTGCTCGTGCTGGAGGCGGGGCGCACCGACCGGTGGGACCCGCTCGTGCACGCGCCGGCGGCGCTGCCGTTCCCGATCGGCAACCCGCTCTACGACTGGCGCTACGAGTCCGAGCCGGAGCCGGGCATGGGCGGCCGGCGGGTCTACCACGCCCGCGGCAAGGTCCTCGGGGGCTCGAGCTCGATCAACGGGATGATCTTCCAGCGCGGCAACCCGATGGACTACGAGCGCTGGGCCGCCGACCCCGGGCTGGAGCGCTGGGACTACCGCCACTGCCTGCCCTACTTCCGACGCATGGAGTCGCTCGTCCTGCCCGACGGCCAGGTCGGCGCCGACGCCTGGCGCGGCGGCTCCGGCCCGCTCGTCCTCGAGCGCAGCCCCGCGACCAACCCGCTGTTCAGCGCCTTCTTCGAGGCCGCGGAGCAGGCGGGCTACCCGCGCTCCGACGACGTCAACGGCTACCGCCAGGAGGGGTTCGGACGCTTCGACCGCAACATCGTCAAGGGCGTGCGGATGTCGGCCGCCCGGGCCTACCTCCACCCGGTGATGCACCGGCCCAACCTCACCGTCGAGACCTTCGCCCAGGCCACCCGGGTGCGCTTCGAGGGCACGCGCGCCGTCGGCGTGGACTACCTGCGCGGCGGCCGCGTCCGGCGCCACGCCGCCGCGGGCGAGGTCCTGCTGTGCGGCGGCGCCATCGGCACGCCGCAGCTGCTCCAGCTCTCCGGCGTCGGCGATCCCGACCACCTGCGGCCCCTGGGGGTCGAGGTGGTCCACGACCTGCCCGGCGTCGGCGAGAACCTCCAGGACCACCTCGAGGTCTACATCCAGCACTCCTCGCTGCAGCCGGTCTCCATCGTGGAGGGCCTGAAGTGGCGCAACCGGCCGCTCGTCGGCCTGGAGTGGCTGCTCAAGCGCACCGGCACCGCCGCGTCCAACCACTTCGAGGGCGGGGGCTTCGCCCGCAGCAACGACGACGTCGACTGGCCCAACCTGATGTTCCACTTCCTGCCCATCGCGATCCGCTACGACGGGTCGCCGCCGGCCGGCCAGGACCGCTACGCCCACGGCTACCAGGTGCACGTCGGCCCGATGTACGCCGACACCCGCGGCTGGGTCCGCATCGACAGCACCGACCCGCGGCGCAAGCCGAAGCTGCTCTTCAACTACCTCACCACGCCCAACGACCGCCGCGAGTGGGTCGAGGCGGTCCGGGTCGCGCGCGAGATCCTCGGCCAGCCGGCGTTCGCGCCCTTCAGCGGCGGCGAGCTGTCCCCCGGGGCGGACGTGGAGACCGACGAGGAGATCCTCGACTGGGTGCGCCGCGACGCCGAGACGGCGCTGCACCCGTCGTGCACCGCCAAGATGGGCCTGGACGCCGCCTCGGTCACCCACCCCGACTCGCTGCGGGTCCACGGGGTCGACGGGCTGCGGGTGGTGGACGCCAGCGTCTTCCCCTACGTCACCAACGGCAACATCTACGCGCCGGTGATGATGGTGGCCGAGAAGGCGGCCGACCTGGTCCTCGGCAACACCCCGCTCGCACCTGCGCAGACGCCGTACTACCGCCACCGCGGCGGCTCCCCGCTCTACCCTCCCGGTGACCCCCGCAACAGCGACCCGGTGCCGCCGCGCGTCGCCGCGGCGTACGGCCCCTCGATCCACCCGCACCACCACCCCGGCGCCGCCCGCCAGGACGACCTGGCGCCCATCCCCGCGACAGGTGAGGACACGCCATGA
- a CDS encoding ABC transporter permease, translated as MSTTAGTAVRAQEREDRAAADSGSGGGVPRWVLVIGIVVAWVVLWSVLRGQDTLVLRGRDSTPLHDDLTAFRDGVLASRDTNPVIGLTTAIAEGFRAVFDFLQRLVSVPAFPRPVPQVGWLGVTALAAWVALAVASWRISLLVTGTFLAYGLLGFWSDSLDLLLVTGLAVVMTVLIGMPLAVAVGTSRRAKAVITPVLDAMQTMPTFVYLIPVVLFFGIGVAGAVACTLIYALPPLIRIGGYGISAVSTATLEATDSFGQTRWQRLRKVQLPMARKTIIVGLNQTTMAALSMAIIASYVNGPGLGKPVLQGLIRNDVGSSLVPGLLIVLTAIMLDRTTTAASERADLAARGRGLVGRPRQLLLGVGAVVALACVYLSRTVLDLATFPETGWGRSLADGLDSVVGSVVGALDGPGEVFKNAVTYGLLNPMQSLLAESPWWLAAVAIAGIAAALGGVRALLPAVVCLAGIWFFDLWNDTMVTLNMVLVATILVMVVATVFGVLMARSRRIDVTLRPLLDAGQTIPAFVYLIPVLALFGSTRFTAIVAALVYAAPAAIKLVADGVKAVPETTLEASRSTGTTSWQEITQVQLPMARGSLVLAANQGLLYVLAMVVIGGLVGAGALGYDVVLGFSRSEEWGKGAAAGITIVLLGIMLDRIGQRAAARTGEGVKVPLRRGTSGAAAR; from the coding sequence GTGAGCACGACCGCGGGCACCGCCGTACGCGCCCAGGAGCGGGAGGACCGGGCCGCGGCCGACTCCGGCTCCGGCGGCGGGGTCCCGCGCTGGGTGCTCGTGATCGGCATCGTGGTCGCCTGGGTGGTGCTGTGGTCGGTCCTCCGCGGCCAGGACACGCTGGTCCTGCGCGGCCGCGACTCCACGCCGCTGCACGACGACCTCACCGCGTTCCGCGACGGCGTGCTGGCCAGCCGCGACACCAACCCCGTGATCGGGCTGACCACCGCCATCGCCGAGGGCTTTCGCGCCGTGTTCGACTTCCTGCAGCGGCTGGTCTCGGTGCCGGCCTTCCCGCGGCCGGTCCCGCAGGTCGGCTGGCTCGGCGTGACGGCGCTGGCCGCGTGGGTGGCCCTGGCGGTGGCCAGCTGGCGGATCTCGCTGCTGGTGACCGGCACCTTCCTGGCCTACGGCCTGCTCGGCTTCTGGTCCGACTCCCTCGACCTGCTGCTCGTCACCGGCCTCGCGGTGGTCATGACCGTGCTGATCGGCATGCCCCTGGCTGTCGCGGTCGGCACCAGCCGCCGCGCCAAGGCGGTGATCACGCCGGTGCTCGACGCGATGCAGACCATGCCGACGTTCGTCTACCTGATCCCCGTCGTGCTGTTCTTCGGGATCGGCGTCGCCGGCGCGGTGGCCTGCACCCTGATCTACGCCCTCCCGCCGCTGATCCGGATCGGCGGCTACGGCATCAGCGCGGTCTCGACCGCCACGCTCGAGGCCACCGACTCCTTCGGGCAGACCCGGTGGCAGCGGCTGCGCAAGGTGCAGCTGCCGATGGCACGCAAGACGATCATCGTCGGCCTCAACCAGACCACGATGGCCGCGCTGTCGATGGCGATCATCGCCTCCTACGTCAACGGCCCCGGGCTGGGCAAGCCGGTCCTCCAGGGCCTGATCCGCAACGACGTCGGGTCCTCGCTGGTGCCCGGGCTGCTCATCGTGCTGACCGCGATCATGCTCGACCGCACCACCACGGCGGCCAGCGAGCGGGCCGACCTCGCCGCCCGCGGCCGCGGCCTGGTGGGCCGTCCCCGACAGCTGCTGCTGGGCGTCGGCGCGGTCGTCGCCCTGGCCTGCGTCTACCTCTCCCGCACCGTGCTCGACCTCGCGACCTTCCCGGAGACCGGGTGGGGCCGGAGCCTGGCCGACGGCCTCGACTCGGTCGTCGGGTCGGTCGTGGGGGCGCTCGACGGGCCCGGCGAGGTGTTCAAGAACGCCGTGACCTACGGCCTGCTCAACCCGATGCAGTCGCTGCTGGCGGAGTCGCCGTGGTGGCTGGCCGCCGTGGCCATCGCCGGCATCGCCGCAGCCCTGGGCGGCGTACGCGCGCTGCTGCCGGCGGTGGTGTGCCTGGCCGGCATCTGGTTCTTCGACCTGTGGAACGACACCATGGTCACCCTCAACATGGTGCTCGTCGCCACCATCCTGGTGATGGTCGTCGCCACCGTCTTCGGCGTCCTGATGGCCCGCAGCCGCCGGATCGACGTCACGCTGCGACCGCTGCTCGACGCCGGCCAGACCATCCCGGCCTTCGTCTACCTGATCCCCGTGCTGGCCCTGTTCGGGTCGACGCGGTTCACCGCCATCGTCGCCGCCCTGGTGTACGCCGCCCCCGCGGCCATCAAGCTCGTGGCCGACGGCGTCAAGGCGGTGCCCGAGACCACCCTCGAGGCCTCCCGGTCGACGGGCACGACGTCGTGGCAGGAGATCACCCAGGTGCAGCTGCCGATGGCGCGCGGCTCGCTGGTGCTGGCCGCCAACCAGGGGCTGCTCTACGTGCTCGCCATGGTCGTGATCGGCGGCCTGGTCGGCGCCGGCGCCCTCGGCTACGACGTCGTGCTCGGCTTCTCGCGCAGCGAGGAGTGGGGCAAGGGCGCGGCGGCGGGCATCACCATCGTCCTGCTCGGCATCATGCTCGACCGGATCGGCCAACGGGCCGCGGCCCGGACGGGCGAGGGCGTCAAGGTCCCGCTCAGGCGCGGCACGTCGGGCGCGGCCGCGCGATGA
- a CDS encoding ABC transporter substrate-binding protein → MRTYRRTGRLAALAACAALALAGCGSGGSIDEQTQANEENAAESGDCGELNMAVNPWVGYQADAYVVGELAKERFGCTVNYKDLKEDVSWQGFGTGDVDVVIEDWGHPDLEKKFFEGEGDGSAQDMGPTGNEGIIGWYVPPWLAEKYPDILDHENLNKYAEQFKTSESGGKGQFLGADPSYVQFDEAIVSNLDLNFKVVFSGSEAASIQAFEKAEKNKEFLIGYFYEPQWLFAEVPLAKVELPEFEDGCQDDPAEVACDYPVTTLKKIVSTSWAEEGGPAVDLVKNFEWTNDDQNEVAKMIAKDGMDPDAAAQQWIEDNPDKVDAWLG, encoded by the coding sequence ATGAGGACCTACCGGAGGACGGGGCGCCTGGCTGCCCTGGCGGCGTGCGCCGCACTGGCGCTGGCGGGCTGCGGCAGCGGGGGCTCGATCGACGAGCAGACCCAGGCCAACGAGGAGAACGCCGCCGAGAGCGGCGACTGCGGCGAGCTCAACATGGCCGTCAACCCGTGGGTCGGCTACCAGGCCGACGCCTACGTCGTCGGCGAGCTGGCCAAGGAGAGGTTCGGCTGCACGGTCAACTACAAGGACCTCAAGGAGGACGTCTCCTGGCAGGGCTTCGGCACCGGCGACGTCGACGTGGTGATCGAGGACTGGGGCCACCCCGACCTGGAGAAGAAGTTCTTCGAGGGCGAGGGCGACGGCAGCGCCCAGGACATGGGCCCGACCGGCAACGAGGGCATCATCGGGTGGTACGTCCCGCCGTGGCTGGCCGAGAAGTACCCCGACATCCTGGACCACGAGAACCTCAACAAGTACGCCGAGCAGTTCAAGACCTCGGAGTCCGGCGGCAAGGGCCAGTTCCTCGGCGCCGACCCGTCCTACGTCCAGTTCGACGAGGCGATCGTCAGCAACCTGGACCTGAACTTCAAGGTCGTCTTCTCCGGCTCCGAGGCCGCCAGCATCCAGGCGTTCGAGAAGGCCGAGAAGAACAAGGAGTTCCTGATCGGCTACTTCTACGAGCCGCAGTGGCTCTTCGCCGAGGTCCCGCTGGCCAAGGTCGAGCTCCCCGAGTTCGAGGACGGCTGCCAGGACGACCCGGCCGAGGTCGCCTGCGACTACCCCGTCACGACCCTGAAGAAGATCGTCTCGACGTCCTGGGCCGAGGAGGGCGGCCCCGCCGTCGACCTGGTCAAGAACTTCGAGTGGACCAACGACGACCAGAACGAGGTCGCCAAGATGATCGCCAAGGACGGCATGGACCCCGACGCCGCCGCCCAGCAGTGGATCGAGGACAACCCCGACAAGGTCGACGCCTGGCTCGGCTGA
- a CDS encoding GcvT family protein — protein sequence MATVPSTANVVVIGAGIVGNSLVHHLTRLGWKDVVQLDKGALPNPGGSTGHASNFIFPVDHSREITDLTMDSVRQYQEMGVFTQSGGFEVARTEERMEELRRRMSSAKAWGIDSELVTPAQVVEKVPFLDPDQIIGAFWTPTVGVVDSLRAGTIMREQALATGELTVVAGAEVEDLVVEEGEHGRRIRSVVTDQGTIEASYVVIAAGVWSPKLGDMAGIRIALTPAVHQMISVGPCPQLAEKEGEISFPIIRDMDTFCYERQHGADMEVGSYAHRPILHEPEEIPSIEQARLSPTEMPFTEDDFDQQLEEALELMPELLGAEGAEIRYAINGLLSLTADGNPILGESEVEGLWVSAAVWIKEGPGVGRAVAEWMTHGHSEIDLHHSDIARFHPHETTREHVRARTSEAFNKTYGIVHPGEQWGSDRDIRFSPMADSQKALGAVFHETVGWERPWWYESNADLLETYGEAVMPREHEWDSRWWSPIINAEHLAMREHAGVVDLTAFQVLDITGPGALASVQRTCVAQCDVAVGKVVYTPVLDAKGGFLSDLTVMRLGEDRFRVVTGGAHGMADRKHFTDRLVDGAELADVTEEVSTIGIWGPKAREVLASLSSDDLSDGGFGFLTSREIDVKGVDAPVLASRISYVGDLGWELYVPFSAAASLWDALLTAGKEHGVRPVGIGVYGTTGRIEKGYRAFGAELDAERTIVETGMQRPKVKAADFLGKEAYLAQREGAPATVLCTLTVDDHTSASGVKRYMLGGEPILSADGGLLTDGHGHHPYVTSAGSAPSLGTHVLLAFLPPEEATIGNRLAVSYMEELYPVTVGSVDATPLLDPENERLR from the coding sequence GTGGCCACCGTCCCCAGCACCGCCAACGTCGTCGTGATCGGCGCCGGCATCGTCGGCAACAGCCTGGTCCACCACCTCACCCGACTGGGGTGGAAGGACGTCGTCCAGCTCGACAAGGGAGCGCTGCCCAACCCGGGCGGCTCGACCGGTCACGCCTCCAACTTCATCTTCCCGGTGGACCACTCCCGGGAGATCACGGACCTGACGATGGACTCGGTCCGGCAGTACCAGGAGATGGGCGTCTTCACCCAGTCCGGCGGCTTCGAGGTGGCCCGCACCGAGGAGCGGATGGAGGAGCTGCGGCGGCGCATGTCCAGTGCCAAGGCGTGGGGCATCGACTCCGAGCTGGTCACCCCGGCCCAGGTCGTCGAGAAGGTGCCGTTCCTGGACCCCGACCAGATCATCGGCGCGTTCTGGACCCCCACCGTCGGCGTCGTCGACTCCCTGCGCGCGGGCACGATCATGCGCGAGCAGGCGCTGGCCACCGGCGAGCTGACCGTCGTCGCGGGCGCCGAGGTCGAGGACCTCGTCGTCGAGGAGGGCGAGCACGGGCGGCGCATCCGCAGCGTCGTCACCGACCAGGGCACCATCGAGGCGTCGTACGTCGTGATCGCCGCCGGCGTCTGGAGCCCCAAGCTCGGCGACATGGCGGGCATCCGGATCGCGCTGACCCCGGCGGTGCACCAGATGATCTCGGTCGGTCCGTGCCCGCAGCTGGCCGAGAAGGAGGGCGAGATCTCCTTCCCGATCATCCGCGACATGGACACCTTCTGCTACGAGCGCCAGCACGGCGCCGACATGGAGGTCGGCTCCTACGCCCACCGGCCGATCCTGCACGAGCCCGAGGAGATCCCCTCGATCGAGCAGGCGCGGCTGTCCCCCACCGAGATGCCGTTCACCGAGGACGACTTCGACCAGCAGCTCGAGGAGGCCCTGGAGCTGATGCCGGAGCTGCTCGGCGCCGAGGGGGCGGAGATCCGCTACGCCATCAACGGTCTGCTCTCGCTGACCGCCGACGGCAACCCGATCCTGGGCGAGAGCGAGGTCGAGGGCCTGTGGGTCTCGGCCGCGGTCTGGATCAAGGAGGGTCCGGGCGTCGGACGCGCGGTGGCGGAGTGGATGACCCACGGCCACTCCGAGATCGACCTGCACCACAGCGACATCGCGCGCTTCCACCCCCACGAGACCACCCGCGAGCACGTCCGGGCGCGCACCAGCGAGGCGTTCAACAAGACCTACGGCATCGTCCACCCCGGCGAGCAGTGGGGCTCGGACCGCGACATCCGGTTCTCGCCCATGGCCGACTCGCAGAAGGCGCTCGGCGCGGTCTTCCACGAGACCGTCGGCTGGGAGCGGCCGTGGTGGTACGAGTCCAACGCCGACCTGCTGGAGACCTACGGCGAGGCCGTGATGCCCCGCGAGCACGAGTGGGACAGCCGCTGGTGGAGCCCGATCATCAACGCCGAGCACCTCGCGATGCGCGAGCACGCCGGCGTCGTCGACCTCACCGCGTTCCAGGTGCTCGACATCACCGGGCCCGGTGCGCTCGCCTCGGTGCAGCGGACCTGCGTCGCGCAGTGCGACGTGGCGGTCGGCAAGGTCGTCTACACGCCCGTGCTCGACGCCAAGGGCGGGTTCCTCTCCGACCTGACCGTGATGCGGCTGGGCGAGGACCGCTTCCGGGTCGTCACCGGCGGCGCCCACGGCATGGCCGACCGCAAGCACTTCACCGACCGGCTGGTCGACGGGGCCGAGCTGGCCGACGTCACCGAGGAGGTCTCGACGATCGGCATCTGGGGCCCGAAGGCCCGCGAGGTGCTCGCCTCGCTCTCCTCCGACGACCTCAGCGACGGCGGCTTCGGCTTCCTGACCTCCCGCGAGATCGACGTCAAGGGCGTGGACGCCCCGGTCCTGGCCTCGCGGATCTCCTACGTCGGCGACCTGGGCTGGGAGCTCTACGTGCCGTTCTCGGCGGCCGCGTCACTGTGGGACGCGCTGCTCACGGCCGGCAAGGAGCACGGCGTACGACCGGTGGGCATCGGGGTCTACGGCACCACCGGCCGCATCGAGAAGGGCTACCGCGCCTTCGGCGCCGAGCTCGACGCCGAGCGGACCATCGTGGAGACCGGGATGCAGCGGCCCAAGGTCAAGGCGGCCGACTTCCTCGGCAAGGAGGCCTACCTCGCCCAGCGGGAGGGGGCGCCGGCGACGGTGCTGTGCACGCTGACCGTCGACGACCACACCTCGGCCAGCGGCGTGAAGCGCTACATGCTCGGCGGCGAGCCGATCCTGAGCGCCGACGGTGGGCTGCTGACCGACGGCCACGGCCACCATCCCTACGTCACCAGCGCCGGCTCGGCGCCCTCGCTCGGCACGCACGTGCTGCTGGCGTTCCTGCCGCCCGAGGAGGCCACGATCGGCAACCGTCTCGCCGTGTCCTACATGGAGGAGCTCTACCCGGTCACGGTCGGCTCGGTCGACGCGACGCCGCTGCTCGACCCCGAGAACGAGCGGCTCCGCTGA
- a CDS encoding quaternary amine ABC transporter ATP-binding protein, whose amino-acid sequence MTATDARTTPDATGRAGGAGLEVRDLWKIFGPRADKIIGTPDAELSRADLKAKTGCVVGVKDVSFDVAPGEVFVVMGLSGSGKSTLVRCLTRLIEPTHGTVRIGDDEVTSCSESQLRELRRHQVSMVFQHFGLLPHKQVIDNVAYGLEVRGMSKKERRAKAGEVVDLVGLSGYETSYPDQLSGGMQQRVGLARALAGDPSMLLFDEPFSALDPLIRRDMQNEVIRLHREVGKTMVFITHDLAEALKLGDRIMILRDGEVVQIGTPDEVVGAPADDYVADFTSDVPRSHVLTLKWVMRPPRPDDSSEGPVMSSSTIVREAAQAALASDHPVRVVDDGELVGIVDDDAILRVVVAEQAPPGTGPGAGGHR is encoded by the coding sequence ATGACCGCCACCGATGCCCGGACCACCCCCGACGCCACCGGCCGCGCCGGCGGAGCGGGGCTCGAGGTCCGCGACCTGTGGAAGATCTTCGGCCCCAGGGCCGACAAGATCATCGGTACGCCGGACGCCGAGCTCTCCCGTGCCGACCTCAAGGCCAAGACCGGCTGCGTGGTGGGCGTCAAGGACGTCTCCTTCGACGTGGCCCCCGGTGAGGTGTTCGTCGTGATGGGCCTCTCCGGCTCGGGCAAGTCCACCCTGGTGCGCTGCCTGACCCGGCTGATCGAGCCCACGCACGGCACCGTGCGGATCGGCGACGACGAGGTGACCAGCTGCTCGGAGTCCCAGCTGCGCGAGCTGCGCCGCCACCAGGTCTCGATGGTCTTCCAGCACTTCGGGCTGCTGCCCCACAAGCAGGTCATCGACAACGTCGCCTACGGCCTCGAGGTCCGCGGCATGAGCAAGAAGGAGCGGCGGGCCAAGGCCGGCGAGGTCGTCGACCTGGTCGGGCTCTCGGGCTACGAGACCAGCTATCCCGACCAGCTCTCCGGCGGCATGCAGCAGCGCGTCGGCCTGGCCCGCGCCCTGGCCGGCGACCCGTCGATGCTGCTCTTCGACGAGCCGTTCTCGGCGCTGGACCCCCTGATCCGCCGCGACATGCAGAACGAGGTCATCCGGCTGCACCGCGAGGTCGGCAAGACGATGGTCTTCATCACCCACGACCTCGCCGAGGCGCTCAAGCTGGGCGACCGGATCATGATCCTGCGCGACGGCGAGGTGGTGCAGATCGGCACGCCCGACGAGGTGGTGGGCGCCCCGGCCGACGACTACGTCGCGGACTTCACCTCCGACGTCCCGCGCTCCCACGTGCTGACGCTGAAGTGGGTGATGCGGCCCCCGCGCCCCGACGACTCCTCCGAGGGCCCGGTGATGAGCTCCTCCACGATCGTGCGCGAGGCCGCCCAGGCGGCGCTGGCCTCCGACCACCCCGTCCGGGTCGTCGACGACGGCGAGCTCGTCGGCATCGTCGACGACGACGCGATCCTGCGGGTCGTGGTGGCCGAGCAGGCGCCGCCGGGGACCGGCCCGGGAGCGGGTGGTCACCGGTGA